A region from the Diadema setosum chromosome 13, eeDiaSeto1, whole genome shotgun sequence genome encodes:
- the LOC140237341 gene encoding DNA-directed RNA polymerases I, II, and III subunit RPABC1 isoform X2, whose product MNDEAETYKLWRIRKTIMQLCHDRGYLVTQDELDQTLEQFKEQFGDKPSENRPNRKDLTVLVAHNDDPTDQMFVFFPEEKKVGMKTIKAYCQRMQEENITRAIIVVQERMTPSAKTSLGDMAPKYILEQFLEAELLINITEHEFVPEHVVMTTDEKTELLNRYKLKEHQLPRIQAGDPVARYFGLKRGQVVKIIRPSETAGRYISYRLVQ is encoded by the exons ATGAATGATGAAGCTGAGACATACAAACTATGGAGAATCCGAAAAACGATAATGCAG CTGTGCCACGACAGGGGCTACCTAGTGACGCAAGATGAGTTGGACCAAACTTTGGAACAGTTCAAGGAACAATTTGGGGATAAACCAAG TGAAAACAGGCCAAACCGCAAGGACCTGACGGTATTGGTGGCGCACAATGACGACCCAACGGATCAAATGTTTGTCTTCTTCCCAGAGGAGAAGAAAGTAGGCATGAAGACAATCAAGGC GTACTGCCAGAGGATGCAGGAGGAGAACATCACCAGAGCCATCATTGTCGTACAGGAGCGAATGACACCCTCAGCAAAGACT AGTCTTGGGGACATGGCACCAAAGTACATCCTGGAGCAGTTTTTGGAAGCTGAGCTGCTGATTAACATCACTGAACACGAG TTCGTTCCGGAGCATGTCGTCATGACGACGGATGAGAAGACAGAGCTACTCAACAGATA TAAACTGAAGGAGCACCAGCTGCCTAGAATACAGGCAGGAGACCCCGTAGCAAGATACTTTGGGTTAAAGCGAGGACAG gtgGTGAAAATCATCCGTCCCAGTGAGACTGCCGGTCGCTACATCTCGTACAGACTGGTACAATGA
- the LOC140237341 gene encoding DNA-directed RNA polymerases I, II, and III subunit RPABC1 isoform X1, with translation MNDEAETYKLWRIRKTIMQLCHDRGYLVTQDELDQTLEQFKEQFGDKPSENRPNRKDLTVLVAHNDDPTDQMFVFFPEEKKVGMKTIKAYCQRMQEENITRAIIVVQERMTPSAKTSLGDMAPKYILEQFLEAELLINITEHEFVPEHVVMTTDEKTELLNRYKLKEHQLPRIQAGDPVARYFGLKRGQVSGILRMGDDDDRALYMFAVNFD, from the exons ATGAATGATGAAGCTGAGACATACAAACTATGGAGAATCCGAAAAACGATAATGCAG CTGTGCCACGACAGGGGCTACCTAGTGACGCAAGATGAGTTGGACCAAACTTTGGAACAGTTCAAGGAACAATTTGGGGATAAACCAAG TGAAAACAGGCCAAACCGCAAGGACCTGACGGTATTGGTGGCGCACAATGACGACCCAACGGATCAAATGTTTGTCTTCTTCCCAGAGGAGAAGAAAGTAGGCATGAAGACAATCAAGGC GTACTGCCAGAGGATGCAGGAGGAGAACATCACCAGAGCCATCATTGTCGTACAGGAGCGAATGACACCCTCAGCAAAGACT AGTCTTGGGGACATGGCACCAAAGTACATCCTGGAGCAGTTTTTGGAAGCTGAGCTGCTGATTAACATCACTGAACACGAG TTCGTTCCGGAGCATGTCGTCATGACGACGGATGAGAAGACAGAGCTACTCAACAGATA TAAACTGAAGGAGCACCAGCTGCCTAGAATACAGGCAGGAGACCCCGTAGCAAGATACTTTGGGTTAAAGCGAGGACAGGTGAGTGGTATACTCAGAATGGGGGATGATGATGACAGAGCTTTGTATATGTTTGCAGTCAATTTTGACTGA